One Saccharomyces eubayanus strain FM1318 chromosome XVI, whole genome shotgun sequence DNA segment encodes these proteins:
- the RPL43A gene encoding 60S ribosomal protein eL43, translated as MAKRTKKVGITGKYGVRYGSSLRRQVKKLEIQQHARYDCSFCGKKTVKRGAAGIWSCSSCKKTVAGGAYTVSTAAAATVRSTIRRLREMVEA; from the exons AT gGCTAAAAGAACTAAGAAGGTTGGTATCACTGGTAAGTACGGTGTCCGTTACGGTTCCTCTTTGAGAAGACAAGTCAAGAAGTTGGAAATCCAACAACACGCTAGATACGATTGTTCTTTCTGTGGTAAGAAGACCGTCAAGAGAGGTGCCGCTGGTATCTggtcttgttcttcttgtaagAAGACTGTCGCTGGTGGTGCTTACACTGTCTCCactgctgctgccgccACTGTCAGATCTACCATCAGAAGATTGAGAGAAATGGTTGAAGcttga
- the THP3 gene encoding Thp3p produces the protein MQNPYGHFTNDTTGDRKTSSQTGLFGQSLNSPLGYARSFPSLTSNNDNFKANQQSSIPLPEPRLPWNNINQVSNPLMVTPLPGLHKNMPKNTKKKLPKVSKKIPNSSNTIPNKLVSNSTTVGKSTFGSTSGRKAGTDDSAELERRKRRAERFSKGPSATTNSNDNLNEDFANLNAISSKSHKYDKKIHVVGRCQTLEKSYLRLTSEPNPDLIRPPNILQKTYCLLMEKYQSKAATYTYLCDQFKSMRQDLRVQMIENSFTIKVYQTHARIALENGDLGEFNQCQNRIMALFENSTIPKKSYSEFICYSILYSMLTEDYPAISQLKLKLMDDNASEILGDEHVKIIFELSNMKLVGNYHYFMKSYTKLHKFEKCLINSFLNLEKLKFLTVICKSYNQINLDFIKSEFSFTSIDETINFLSEQNLIDFIVTKQISDTNGKMKDIKILNTKGCRVQLIQNFMKFKKIDIKGQK, from the coding sequence ATGCAAAATCCTTACGGCCATTTTACTAACGATACCACGGGGGACAGAAAGACATCGTCTCAAACCGGGCTATTTGGACAAAGTCTGAATAGTCCTTTGGGTTACGCCAgatcttttccttctttgacttctaataatgataactTTAAAGCCAACCAGCAATCATCGATACCGTTGCCAGAACCACGTTTGCCTTGGAATAACATTAATCAGGTGTCCAATCCTTTGATGGTAACACCGCTTCCTGGATTACATAAAAATATGCCTAAAAATactaaaaagaaactaccAAAGGTATCCAAAAAGATTCCGAACTCTTCTAACACCATACCAAATAAACTAGTGAGTAATAGTACTACAGTGGGGAAAAGTACTTTTGGTTCGACATCGGGAAGGAAAGCTGGAACGGATGACAGTGCTGAAttagaaagaagaaagagaaggGCTGAAAGATTTAGTAAGGGCCCATCAGCAACGACGAATAGTAACGACAACTTGAATGAAGATTTTGCGAATTTGAACGCAATCAGCAGCAAGTCTCATAAgtatgataaaaaaatacatgtGGTGGGGCGTTGTCAAactcttgaaaaatcatATTTGAGACTGACATCGGAGCCCAATCCAGATTTGATTAGGCCTCCAAacattttgcaaaaaacGTATTGTTTATTGATGGAGAAGTACCAATCGAAAGCGGCCACGTATACTTACCTTTGCGACCAATTCAAATCAATGAGACAAGATTTAAGGGTGCAGATGATTGAGAATTCATTTACTATTAAAGTTTACCAAACGCATGCACGAATTGCCCTGGAGAACGGAGACCTTGGCGAATTCAACCAATGCCAGAATAGAATCATGGCGTTGTTTGAAAACTCTACGATACCGAAAAAATCATACTCGGAATTTATATGTTATTCTATTTTGTATTCAATGTTAACTGAGGATTATCCAGCGATTTCTCAGTTGAAACTGAAGTTGATGGACGATAACGCGTCGGAAATCTTGGGGGATGAGCATGTCAAGATAATTTTCGAGTTGAGTAACATGAAACTAGTCGGgaattatcattattttatgaaaagtTATACGAAGCTGCACAAATTCGAAAAATGCCTGATCAACTCATTTTTAAATctggaaaaattgaaatttttgaccGTGATTTGCAAGAGTTATAATCAAATCAATTTAGATTTTATTAAAAGTGAGTTTAGTTTCACCAGTATAGATGAAACAATAAATTTCTTGAGTGAGCAAAACTTGATCGACTTCATAGTAACTAAACAGATTAGTGACACTAATGGTAAAATGaaagatatcaaaattttaaataCGAAGGGTTGTAGGGTACAGTTGATACAGAATTTCAtgaaattcaagaagattGATATAAAGGGACAAAAATAG
- the MCM16 gene encoding Mcm16p, with the protein MTSGTEEQWQRIQHLEKEHVEVYKELLTALDKLYLIRKHNHAVVLNSSQKRLLEIRHQLQINLEKTGLLIRLLEKPDNSNILFVKLQNLLEESNSLDNELLQSLGTQSSFNKQLIESRLERDQLMAKLVEVSSRFPNETLRADDDEIAENQVELERENETIQELLIALQIHSGYTDISYAI; encoded by the coding sequence ATGACCAGTGGTACTGAAGAGCAATGGCAAAGGATCCagcatttggaaaaggagcATGTGGAAGTATATAAAGAACTACTAACTGCGTTAGATAAACTGTACCTGATCAGGAAACACAATCATGCAGTAGTATTGAACTCCAGCCAGAAACGTCTCTTGGAAATCAGACACCAACTTCAAAttaatcttgaaaaaaccgGCCTTCTCATAAGGCTTTTAGAAAAACCAgataatagtaatatatTATTTGTGAAACTACAAAACCTATTAGAGGAAAGCAATTCTCTGGACAACGAGCTCTTGCAATCATTGGGTACCCAATCTTCATTCAACAAACAATTGATCGAATCAAGACTGGAGCGAGATCAGTTGATGGCAAAACTGGTAGAGGTATCCTCGAGGTTTCCAAATGAAACTTTACGTGCagacgatgatgaaattgCCGAAAACCAGGTTGAGTTGGAAAGGGAGAATGAAACTATACAGGAATTACTTATTGCTTTACAAATACATTCTGGGTATACAGATATATCTTACGCAATTTAG
- the MSF1 gene encoding phenylalanine--tRNA ligase — protein sequence MFPNSIVRTRTGLYRLYSTLKAQHVEINGVKYTTNPKICNVTDSIINLTDKALHLKESHPVGILRDLIEKKLNSIDKSFKTFNNFRPVVTTMENFDSLGFPKDHPGRSKSDTYYINETHLLRTHTSAHELECFQRIKNNIDGSKAGFLISADVYRRDEIDKTHYPVFHQMEGATIWKRTEAKDGSKEPTHIVKIRDDIKSVEDQLKKENVKITVSDDTLPLKEDNPKQEYMTDLEVDLCSQHLKRSIELVVSEVFNKKITSMVESKSNDIPKQLKVRWINAYFPWTAPSWEIEVWWQGEWLELCGCGLIRQDVLLKAGYKPSETIGWAFGLGLDRIAMLLFEIPDIRLLWTSDERFLKQFSKGSISSFKPYSKHPGSFRDVAFWLPMDKPDVHQVHENDLMEIIRNIAGDLVESVKLVDDFTHPKTGRKSLCYRINYQSMDRNLTNAEVNALQDTVCSKLVEEYGVRLR from the coding sequence ATGTTTCCCAATAGCATAGTAAGGACCAGGACCGGTCTTTATCGCTTATATTCAACCCTTAAAGCTCAGCACGTGGAAATCAACGGTGTGAAGTATACGACAAACCCCAAGATATGCAACGTTACAGACTCAATAATCAATCTAACAGATAAAGCATTACATTTAAAGGAATCACATCCGGTAGGTATTCTTCGTGATTTGATTGAGAAGAAGTTAAATTCAATCGACAAATCATTCAAGACCTTTAATAATTTCAGACCGGTAGTCACTACTATGGAAAACTTCGACTCTTTAGGGTTTCCCAAGGATCATCCTGGAAGGTCTAAATCAGACACCTATTATATAAATGAAACACACCTGTTGAGAACACATACTTCTGCCCACGAATTGGAATGCTTTCAGAgaataaagaataatataGATGGCAGTAAAGCCGGGTTTCTAATATCTGCGGATGTTTATAGAAGAGATGAAATTGACAAAACCCATTATCCCGTATTCCATCAAATGGAAGGGGCCACCATTTGGAAGCGAACGGAGGCCAAAGATGGCTCAAAGGAACCTACTCATATTGTTAAGATCCGCGATGATATTAAATCGGTTGAAGATCAActgaagaaggaaaatgtTAAGATAACTGTCAGCGATGACACTTTACCCTTGAAAGAGGATAATCCTAAACAGGAATACATGACCGATTTGGAGGTAGATTTATGTTCCCAACATTTGAAAAGGTCCATCGAGTTAGTCGTTTCTGAAgtcttcaacaaaaaaatcaccaGTATGGTCGAAAGTAAATCAAACGATATACCTAAACAGTTGAAAGTTCGTTGGATTAACGCTTATTTCCCCTGGACTGCACCATCATGGGAAATAGAAGTCTGGTGGCAAGGGGAATGGCTGGAACTTTGCGGTTGCGGATTGATTCGTCAAGACGTGCTACTTAAAGCGGGCTATAAACCTTCTGAAACCATTGGATGGGCCTTTGGTTTGGGCCTGGACCGTATTGCTATGCTTCTTTTCGAAATACCTGACATTAGACTGCTTTGGACATCTGAtgaaagatttttgaaacaatttTCCAAAGGTTCGATTAGCTCTTTCAAACCATACTCCAAACATCCAGGCTCATTTAGGGACGTTGCATTTTGGTTGCCAATGGATAAGCCTGATGTTCATCAGGTTCATGAAAACGATTTAATGGAAATAATCAGAAATATTGCTGGCGATTTAGTAGAGAGTGTTAAGCTAGTTGATGATTTCACTCACCCTAAAACTGGTAGAAAATCCTTGTGCTATAGAATCAACTATCAATCGATGGATAGAAATCTAACAAACGCTGAAGTCAACGCTTTACAAGATACGGTTTGTTCTAAATTGGTTGAAGAATATGGTGTAAGACTAAGGTAA
- the TAH18 gene encoding NAPDH-dependent diflavin reductase, with the protein MVSYYFNVHSFNYPLYLVNKHLLQCDDYMKKKKKKKKINLQFFHPNQNTTEVDITKRYFSLLCMSSSKKIVILYGSETGNAHDFATILSHRLHRWHFPHTFCSIGDYDAQDILKCKYLFIICSTTGQGELPRNATSKRETPVTLWSFLKKKNLPPNFLNHIQTAMFGLGDSSYPKFNYAIRKLHQRIVAQLGANELFDRLEADDQAMAGSNKGTGLGVESVYFEYERKALEFLLKKFPNRRLGNKIIKREELDPEIYLEPISYLQIADENANEDLNETKIEFQGDESVKIGKVNINKRITSHDHFQDIRQFTFSSIENIEEEKYDPGDTAAIYPCNTDEDVSNFLENQSHWLEVADKPLDFTNGVPKDLKDGGLIKPLTLRNLLKYHCDFMSIPRTSFFLKTWTFATDITKMERGKEQLNDQKEKLRQFATDQDMQDLYDYCNRPRRSILEVLEDFLSVKLPWKYVLDYLPIIKPRYYSISSGPRDPNIELTVAVVKYKTILRRIRKGICTNYIALLQEGEQVRYKLQNNHIIKQEFLNKPIILVGPGVGLAPLLSVIKGEVSDNMRLFFGCRYKDKDYIYRDTLEDWSRKDKISLSTSFSRDSENSPGVKYVQDNLWRLGEEITELVINKDAVFFLCGSSGKMPIQIRLTFVEMLKKWGGFKNEEAAKKYLKDMEKCDRYIQETW; encoded by the coding sequence ATGGTTTCATACTATTTCAATGTACATTCATTTAACTATCCGCTTTACTTAGTAAATAAGCATTTGCTGCAATGCGATGActacatgaaaaaaaaaaaaaaaaaaaaaaaaattaatttaCAGTTCTTCCatccaaatcaaaataCGACTGAGGTAGACATTACCAAAAGATATTTTAGCTTACTCTGCATGTCATCGAGCAAGAAGATCGTCATCCTTTATGGATCAGAGACAGGTAATGCGCATGATTTTGCTACGATCTTGTCCCATCGACTACATCGCTGGCACTTCCCACATACATTCTGTTCCATTGGTGATTATGACGCACAGGATATCTTAAAGTGCAAGTACCTTTTTATCATATGCTCCACCACAGGTCAGGGTGAACTGCCAAGGAATGCTACATCAAAACGTGAAACACCAGTAACACTTTGgtcttttttgaaaaagaaaaacctaCCGCCGAACTTCTTAAACCATATTCAAACTGCCATGTTTGGACTAGGTGATTCATCTTATCCCAAATTCAATTATGCCATTAGAAAATTACACCAACGAATTGTAGCGCAATTGGGTGCAAATGAGCTATTCGATAGGTTAGAGGCTGACGATCAAGCCATGGCTGGGAGCAATAAAGGAACTGGTCTTGGCGTTGAATCAGTATATTTTGAATACGAAAGGAAAGCATTGGAATTTCTATTAAAGAAGTTCCCCAATAGAAGGTTGGGCAATAAGATAATTAAACGGGAAGAGCTGGATCCAGAAATTTACTTAGAGCCAATATCTTATTTACAAATTGCAGACGAGAATGCGAATGAAGATCTCAATGAAACTAAAATCGAATTTCAAGGTGATGAATCGGTGAAGATTGGTAAAGTTAACATTAACAAAAGAATCACATCTCATGATCATTTCCAAGACATAAGACAGTTTACGTTTAGtagtattgaaaatatagaagaagaaaagtatgATCCTGGGGATACAGCAGCTATTTATCCCTGTAATACAGATGAAGATGTGTCGAACTTTTTAGAAAATCAAAGCCACTGGTTAGAGGTTGCCGACAAACCATTGGATTTTACCAACGGAGTTCCAAAAGATCTCAAAGATGGTGGGTTAATCAAACCGCTGACTTTGAGAAACTTACTAAAATATCATTGTGATTTCATGAGCATTCCCAGAacaagtttctttttgaagacTTGGACTTTTGCAACAGATATAACTAAAATGGAACGTGGCAAAGAACAGCTAAATGatcaaaaggaaaaattacGTCAATTTGCTACCGATCAAGATATGCAGGATTTGTATGACTACTGTAATAGACCTAGAAGATCAATTCTTGAGGTATTGGAAGACTTTCTTTCTGTAAAGTTGCCCTGGAAATATGTGTTGGATTATTTGCCTATCATTAAGCCAAGGTATTACTCTATTTCTAGTGGTCCTAGAGATCCAAACATCGAACTAACAGTAGCGGTAGTGAAATATAAAACTATTTTAAGAAGAATTAGGAAGGGAATATGTACTAATTACATTGCGCTCTTGCAAGAGGGGGAACAAGTGAGGTACAAATTACAAAATAATCACATAATCAAGCAAGAGTTTTTAAATAAACCAATTATTCTTGTTGGACCAGGTGTTGGTTTAGCCCCATTGCTATCCGTGATTAAAGGAGAAGTATCCGACAACATGAGGCTATTTTTCGGCTGTAGGTATAAAGACAAAgactatatatatagagataCATTGGAAGATTGGTCCCGTAAAGATAAGATTTCTTTGTCTACATCCTTTTCTAGAGATAGTGAAAACTCACCAGGTGTCAAGTATGTTCAGGATAATTTGTGGAGATTGGGCGAAGAAATTACTGAACTGGTGATCAACAAAgatgctgttttttttttatgtgGCTCATCAGGTAAGATGCCTATTCAGATTAGATTGACATTTGTTGagatgttgaagaaatggGGTGGATTCAAAAATGAGGAGGCTGCCAAAAAATACCTGAAAGACATGGAAAAATGCGATAGATATATTCAGGAAACTTGGTGA
- the ATG11 gene encoding autophagy protein ATG11: MADPGGKNTASAEQTTMPLQTTATIINAISGESITTNVNFFVSLDEFKQFMTRKWNIPPDQLLILLPYGNKLKPSMFKELLINRSFTLNEFYVYDRRLFSLVHKPTPVNAATSQDISFENTLNSKDLTQTLEYLIKNSHVGEGSDTIMIKPMPSPLEDADVTVPRLDYHTVTSLLTTNLGWLSALEIDVHYFRSLIPDIIAQITHIFNSLTVCSQYLKLYCFDVETLYNSNVQFLNQLIDNGMTSKWEKCFKDTLSKLTGLEGDSLQKFTNVESLLENEKSVKFLNHSINNKLNKIKREIDENSNFRDTITKNIDQLRQQFTPNESKYELEDKMAASFKDLVSDLRSRSRDVLDKEPEEFNDQAFLKSMNETLEKDKKNSIKSLFTISQALYCQTEELMNLKKRLQMHAIVTLGNIAFTQMEILGIKKLLLNDCNKDLELYKKYEVEFAQVEDLPLIYGLYLMEKYRRLSWFQQIVSFVSSFDQDLELFKQNELHTRSRWIKNFGSIATVFCEDLLSSSDFDKLNEYHSIPPPPNDKEKHKDKNAITQYHKGLQELSQVIDNYMVQIKETNVPEPIIDLLSKTLTEAKRFHIIYSNFKTHNNNSFNSSNNSLEESVMLRSDELVKGYKTRIKKLESLLHELQYSDVNHWPLGILNTHIKPFHSIIPSVNKKKFLSASVLLEPSDLNNSSIPQINGHRVEELESNLQDLLQQIQSLKDENIQKSKEISDMRRNLSDAEVEKTAYRETLTNLNQELARLTNEEQSHKTEIFALNVSFKKHLNDIVDHDNEKLININKLKSDYDDVFKSRERLQVEMSEIRKTHKEEIDSLKNAIERLNGQITTLEKSESEAKSSSIEKIEKIDTISFRNDGNMNDMVSTQALQDKMFDIISTNVFILENIGLLLTFDNNNNIQIRRVKGLKKGVTQSNILDESTQMLDTADNSVIKSPVFQKLKDEYNLIKSSVNGVDKDAQQSIFVENIAQLYDNKLYEVAVIRRFKDIETLAKKLTKENKIKRTVLERCQREKVTLRNFQIGDLALFLPTRENVNSVGSMSSSTSSLSSSFSSVDLSTPPPLDAMSIQSSPSIIHSNIVSQGNTASKEKSKQMRPWAAFTAFEENTRYFLKDEKGLTKGKEWFVGRIITLEHFVADSSSNNPLRLPKGAVWFQVTAVVVSYQGI, translated from the coding sequence ATGGCAGATCCTGGTGGTAAAAACACTGCATCTGCAGAGCAGACAACAATGCCGCTTCAAACTACTGCTACTATCATTAATGCAATATCTGGGGAATCTATTACAACTAATGTGAActtctttgtttccttGGACGAGTTTAAACAGTTCATGACTAGAAAATGGAATATACCCCCTGATCAGTTGCTGATTTTGTTGCCTTACGGTAATAAACTAAAACCGTCCATGTTTAAAGAGTTGCTAATAAATAGATCCTTCACGTTAAATGAGTTTTATGTGTATGATAGAAGACTGTTTTCACTTGTTCATAAACCTACACCAGTGAACGCCGCCACTTCGCAGGACATTAGCTTTGAAAATACCCTTAATTCTAAAGATTTAACCCAGACTTTGGAATATTTAATCAAAAATAGTCACGTAGGTGAAGGTAGCGACACTATCATGATCAAGCCTATGCCCTCACCCTTAGAAGATGCAGATGTGACTGTTCCGCGCTTAGATTACCACACCGTAACTAGCTTACTAACCACGAATCTAGGTTGGTTAAGCGCTCTGGAAATAGACGTCCATTATTTCAGAAGTCTCATACCAGACATCATAGCCCAGATTACCCACATATTTAACAGTTTGACGGTTTGCTCACAATACCTAAAATTGTACTGCTTTGATGTCGAAACCTTGTATAATTCAAACGTTCAATTCTTAAATCAATTGATAGACAATGGCATGACCTCAAAATGGgaaaaatgtttcaaaGACACTCTGAGTAAATTGACTGGTTTAGAGGGTGACTCTTTACAAAAGTTTACTAATGTCGAATCTCTCctggaaaatgaaaaatctgtaaagtttttgaatcattCCATTAATAATAAGCTGAACAAGATCAAGAGAGAAATTGACGAAAATTCGAATTTCAGAGACACCATCACAAAAAACATTGACCAACTGCGGCAACAGTTCACTCCCAATGAATCTAAATATGAACTAGAAGACAAAATGGCCGCAAGCTTCAAGGATTTGGTATCAGATTTGCGATCAAGAAGCAGAGATGTTCTTGATAAAGAACCAGAAGAATTCAACGATCAAGCATTTCTAAAAAGTATGAATGAGACGTTGGAAAAggataagaaaaattctATAAAGTCCTTATTTACTATCTCACAAGCCCTATACTGTCAAACTGAAGAACTcatgaatttgaagaaaagattgCAAATGCATGCCATTGTCACGTTGGGGAACATAGCATTCACTCAAATGGAAATTTTAGGCATAAAGAAGTTGTTGTTAAATGACTGTAATAAGGATTTAGAACTATACAAGAAATATGAAGTGGAATTCGCCCAAGTGGAGGATTTACCCCTAATATATGGGCTCTATCTAATGGAAAAATACCGTAGGCTATCATGGTTTCAACAAATCGTGTCATTTGTTTCGAGTTTTGATCAAGATTTAGAGTTGTTTAAACAAAACGAACTGCACACAAGAAGTAGATGGattaaaaattttggtTCCATTGCAACCGTTTTCTGTGAAGATTTATTATCCTCTTCAgattttgataaattgAATGAATATCATTCCATTCCTCCTCCACctaatgataaagaaaaacataaGGACAAGAATGCAATCACTCAATATCACAAAGGTCTACAGGAACTATCTCAGGTCATTGACAATTACATGGtacaaattaaagaaacaaaCGTCCCAGAACCAATCATCGATTTGCTATCGAAAACACTCACCGAAGCCAAAAGATTTCATATAATTTACTCTAATTTCAAAACTCATAACAACAATAGTTTTAACAGTAGTAATAATTCTCTCGAAGAATCTGTCATGTTGAGAAGCGATGAACTAGTTAAAGGGTataaaacaagaataaaaaaactagaaTCACTTTTGCATGAGCTTCAGTATTCTGACGTAAACCACTGGCCCCTGGGTATTTTGAACACTCATATCAAACCGTTCCATAGTATCATTCCAAgtgtaaataaaaaaaagtttttaaGCGCATCTGTGTTGTTAGAACCTTCTGACTTAAACAACAGTAGTATACCACAAATTAACGGTCATCGAGTTGAAGAGTTGGAGAGTAATTTGCAAGATTTATTGCAACAAATTCAATCATTGAAGGATGAAAACATTCAAAAATCGAAGGAAATCTCTGATATGAGGAGAAATTTGAGCGATGCGGAAGTGGAAAAGACAGCATATCGCGAAACGTTAACTAACTTAAATCAGGAACTGGCACGGTTAACTAACGAAGAACAGTCGCATAAAACCGAAATTTTTGCACTTAATGTCTCATTTAAAAAGCACTTGAACGATATAGTTGACCATGATAATGAGAAATTGATAAACATCAATAAACTAAAAAGCGACTATGATGATGTGTTTAAATCCAGGGAACGCTTACAAGTTGAGATGAGTGAAATTCGTAAAACGCATAAAGAAGAGATTGATTCATTAAAGAATGCTATCGAAAGATTAAATGGACAAATTACaactttggaaaaaagtgaaagtgAGGCCAAATCAAGTTCGATcgaaaaaatcgaaaaaatCGATACCATTTCCTTTCGCAATGACGGGAATATGAACGATATGGTTTCCACACAAGCTTTGCAAGATAAGATGTTTGATATTATCTCAACAAATGTTTTCATCTTGGAGAATATTGGGCTATTGCTAACCtttgataataacaataacattCAAATCAGGCGTGTCAAAGGGTTGAAAAAGGGTGTCACTCAAAGCAATATTTTGGATGAAAGTACTCAAATGTTGGACACTGCTGATAACTCGGTAATAAAGAGtccagtttttcaaaaattaaaggacGAATATAACTTGATAAAGTCGAGCGTCAATGGAGTTGATAAAGATGCCCAGCAAAGCATATTTGTGGAAAATATTGCACAATTATATGACAATAAACTGTACGAAGTTGCAGTCATTAGAAGATTCAAAGACATTGAAACTTtggcaaaaaaattaaccaAAGAGAATAAAATTAAGAGAACAGTATTGGAAAGGTGTCAAAGGGAAAAGGTTACCTTgagaaattttcaaattggcGATTTAGCGTTATTTTTACCAACAAGAGAAAACGTTAACTCCGTTGGGTCTATGTCATCGTCGACTTCATCGCTCAGCTCATCATTTTCGTCCGTTGACTTATCAACACCGCCACCTTTAGATGCCATGTCTATACAATCCTCCCCCTCGATAATACACAGCAATATTGTCTCCCAAGGAAATACTGCTAGCAAGGAAAAGAGCAAGCAAATGAGACCTTGGGCTGCATTTACAGCGTTTGAGGAAAACACAAGATATTTCTTAAAAGACGAAAAGGGATTGACAAAAGGGAAGGAATGGTTTGTAGGAAGAATCATCACATTGGAACATTTTGTAGCGGATAGCTCCTCTAATAACCCGCTCCGATTACCCAAGGGTGCCGTTTGGTTTCAAGTCACTGCTGTTGTAGTCTCCTACCAAGGAATTTGA
- the MAK3 gene encoding peptide alpha-N-acetyltransferase MAK3: MEIVYKPLDIRNEEQFASIKKLIDADLSEPYSIYVYRYFLNQWPELTYIAVDVKSSTPSAPIGCIVCKTDPHRNVRQRGYIGMLAVESTYRGHGIAKTLVEIAIDKMQRAHCDEIMLETEVENVAALNLYEGMGFIRMKRMFRYYLNEGDAFKLILPLTERSCTRSTFLMHGQMA; encoded by the coding sequence ATGGAAATAGTGTACAAACCATTGGACATACGCAACGAAGAGCAGTTTGCAAGCATCAAGAAGCTGATAGACGCGGACTTATCAGAGCCGTATTcgatatatgtatataggtATTTCTTAAACCAATGGCCTGAATTGACGTACATTGCTGTGGACGTCAAGAGTAGCACACCTAGTGCACCAATCGGGTGCATTGTGTGCAAGACGGATCCGCACAGGAACGTCAGACAGAGAGGATACATAGGAATGCTTGCCGTGGAATCCACGTACCGTGGTCATGGCATAGCGAAGACGCTGGTAGAGATTGCGATCGACAAGATGCAGAGAGCTCACTGCGACGAGATTATGCTAGAGACAGAGGTAGAAAATGTGGCGGCGCTGAACCTGTATGAAGGGATGGGGTTCATTAGGATGAAACGGATGTTCCGGTACTACCTGAACGAAGGAGACGCCTTCAAGTTGATCCTGCCCTTAACTGAGAGGAGCTGCACCCGGTCCACGTTCCTAATGCATGGCCAGATGGCCTag
- the NHP6A gene encoding high-mobility group nucleosome-binding protein — MAAPREPKKRTTRKKKDPNAPKRALSAYMFFANENRDIVRSENPDITFGQVGKKLGEKWKALTPEEKQPYEAKAQADKKRYESEKELYNATLA; from the coding sequence ATGGCTGCCCCAAGAGAACCTAAGAAGAGAACCActagaaagaagaaggacCCAAACGCCCCCAAAAGGGCTTTGTCCGCCTATATGTTTTTCGCTAACGAAAACAGAGACATTGTTCGTTCTGAAAATCCAGATATCACGTTTGGACAGGTCGGTAAGAAGCTTGGTGAGAAGTGGAAGGCCTTGACCCCAGAGGAAAAGCAACCTTATGAGGCCAAGGCGCAGGCCGACAAGAAGAGATACGAGTCCGAAAAGGAGTTGTATAATGCCACTTTGGCTTAG